The genomic interval GGGCTCCCCGGACCGGTGCCGACCGTCATGAATCCCTATCACTCGCAGTGCCTGCGGGTCACCTGGGCTGGGCCGACCCAGGGGGCAGCCCGACCTGCATCCGAATTCATGGCGAACGGCGCCGGAGTCGTGCAGGAATCCGCGCCATGAAACTCTTCTACTCCCCTGGCGCCTGTTCGCTGTCGCCCCACATCATCCTGCGTGAGGGCGGCTTCTCCTTCACCACCGAGAAGGTGGACATCCGCGCCAAGAAGACGGCGGCGGGCGAGGACTTCCACGCCATCAACCCCAAGGGCTATGTCCCGGCGCTCCAGTTGGATGACGGCAGCCTGCTGACCGAGGGCCCCGCCATCGTCCAGTTCCTCGCCGACCAGGTCCCCGACAAGAAGCTGGCCCCGGCCAACGGCACGCTGGAGCGCTACCGCCTCCAGGAGATGCTCAACTTCATCTCCACCGAGATTCACAAGGGCTTCAGCCCCCTGTTCAACCCGGCGTTCCCGGATGACGTCAAGCGGCTGACGCGTGAGCGGCTCGCGCAGCGCCTGGGCGTGCTGGAGGTGGTGGTGGCGAAGCAGGCGTTCCTGCTGGGCGACCAGTTCACCGTGGCGGACGCGTACCTCTTCACGACGCTCAACTGGGCCGGGCACACCAAGGTGGACCTGGAGCCCTTCCCCGCGCTGCGCGCCTATCACGCCCGCGTGGCGGACCGGCCCTCCGTGCAGGAGGCCCTGAAGGCGGAAGGCCTCGCGAAGTGACGGCGGCCTTCGTCAAGCTGCTCGTCACGGACAGCGCGCGCTCGGTGGCCTTCTATGAGGCGCTGGGCTTCACGCGCGTGAGCGCCGAGCCCCCCTTCGTCCACCTCCGGTGGGCGGAGGCCCTGGATGTGTACCTGGTCACCCCGCCGCCGCAGCTGAAGCTGGAAGGCCGTCGCGGCACGGGGGTGCTCGTCGGCCTCCGCGCCGAGGCGCCCCACAGCCTGGACGAGGTGCTCCTGCGGGCCCAGGCCCAGGGCGCCGCCGTGGACGGCCCCACGGTTCAGCCCTGGTACACCCGGGAACTCATCGTCACCGACCCGGACGGCTACCGGCTGAACTTCATCGAGCCGGCGTAGCCGCGCTTCACCGCGGGCCAGGGCGCGCGGCCTTCACTTGAGGCCGCCGCCCTGCGCCCCCGCTTATCGAACCGCTTGCCCTCCAGAGGCGACGTCCGGCAGGCACCTCTCCGAGCAGCTTCTGCGCACATAGGAGCCCGACAGTTCCGGGGCATGGAAGCGACGGCCCTCGCCGGTTACGGTGCGGGCCTCCGCTCCCGCATCATGGAATCCCGCGTCGCCGCCCTCTTCGCCCACGTGCGCGAGCACGCCGAGAATCGCCCAGGCGTCTACCGGATGCTGGGGCCTTCGGACGAAGTGCTCTACGTGGGCAAGTCCGTGCGGGTGCGCACGCGGCTCTTGTCGTACTTCCGCGCGGAAGCGCACGAGAAGGCGGCGGAAATCATCGCCCACGCGCACCGAATCGTCTGGGAGTACACGCCCAGCGAGTTCGCCGCGCTGCTGCACGAGTTCCGCCTCATCAAGTCACAGCGCCCCCTCTACAACGTGGAGCACAAGCGGGACCGGGGCCACTGCTTCATCCATCTGACGCGCGAGCCCGTCCCCAGGCTGCGCGTGGTGAGTCGCGCCAGCAGCGAGCGCGGCGACTACTACGGGCCCTTCCACGGACGAAGCGCCATGTCCGACGTGGTGCGCGCGGTGAGTGACTTGCTGGAGCTGCGCGACTGCGCGGCGGACACGCCCATGCGACTGGCGGACCAGGGCCAGCTCTTCCCGCTGAAGCAGGAGCCGTTGTGCATGCGCGGGCAGCTCTCGCGCTGCCTGGCGCCCTGCGCCGGGGGCTGTACTCGCGCGGAGTACGACGCGCGCGTCGCCCAGGCCCGCGCCTTCCTCGAAGGGACGTCCGACACGCCGCTGACGCTGCTGCGTGAGCGCATGGCGCTGGCGGCCCGCAGGCTCCTGTTCGAATACGCCGCGGAGCTGCGGGACAGGGCGGAGCGGCTGGAGCTGATGCGCGGCTGGGTGGTGGAGCTGAGCCAGATGCTCAAGCGCCTCTCATTCGTCTACACGGTGCCCGGCCATGGCGGCGATGACCGCGTCTACGTGGTGCGCCGGGGCAGCGTGCGCGCGGAGCTGCCCGCGCCCGTCACGCTCGAGCAACAGCAGGCGCTGGAGGCGAAGGCCCGTGAAATCCTTGAGCAGCCCGAGCCGGAGACGCTGGGCTTCCGTGCACACGAAGCGCAGGAGGTGATGCTCATCGCCCGCTGGTTCCGCCTGCACCCCGTGGAGCTGAACGAAGGGCCCTACCAACCGGTAGGGCCCTTTTGTTTTACACGGGCCTCGCGATGACATCGCGGGGCCTTCGTGCTTAAGCCGCTGAATCCCAAGGGATTCTGGCTCGCGGTGATGAAGAGGGCGCTCTCGGCTCTCTACCCCGCAGAGCGAGATGCCCCCTTTTCTCCGCCGCCGGCTGGGCTCTCTGATGCACTCTTTCGCCCGTTTTGGGGAGAGAGAGGCCGAGAGTGGTTAACAGTTTTGTTAACCACTGCGGGCAGCCGATTCTGGCAATCCAGGGCTTTCGATGTCGTACCTTCCAGGAGTGCTTCGTTTCCCGGTCTCCTAAAGGTGACGGAACCTCTTGCCACCTCTCGCCATCAAGGTGTTGTTAACCGAGATCGCAAAGACGCGACCACGCTTTACTGGGTACTCACGACTTCGTCGCCGTGGTGCAGACACTCCGAGCCGGGGGGCCTTAGGCTGGAAAACTCCCGTCCGCTGCCGCGAGGCCCAGGTGCACCGGATCTGTCTTACCCCTCGGCGCTACCAGTTGCTCTGTCGTGCCCTCCAGAGAGAGTCGCCCAGAAATTCGAGGTTGCGGCTCACCACGGTCGCTGGGCAGGCATCCACCGGCCCGGGCTCCACGACCCTAGCGCTGAAATGGCGAGTCGCGCATTCACGCGGGGCGCGCATCTTCAGCGGCTTGGATGGGTGCACGGTGTTGTAGTCGTCGAACCAAGTGGGCAGTTGCTGAAGGACCACCTCTGTGCTGTCCAAATGCGACAGCTACACATAGTCGCACTTGAAGCTCTTCGCGAAGGACGCGTCCATGCCGTTGCTCTTGAGCGAGCAGGCCAGCCCATTGTCGGTGAGCCACGTAATCGGGTGTGGTGCCCTCCGGCAGCCAGCGCCGAATCGGGTCTCCTGCGTCGTGGCTATCAAGCCCAGCGCCAGACGGGCGCGATGACCTATCGCCCCTCTGTCTCGACGTTCACTCACTGGCAATGACTTCGAGTGGAACGCCTGCAGTTTCCAAAAGATACACTTCGGTAGCTGCCAAGAGTTCCAGTTGCCGGATCTCGGCTGCAGACCTGGACAAACCAGGTTGGACAATAACGATTCGCACCTCCAGCGCGCACCGGGACAGCGCCTGATCAAGTTCGCGAAGCGTGCGCAGACTTCCACGCTCAAAGCGTGAGACATGCGGCTTACCTGCTCGCTCAAGGCGTAGCTGTCGACTAGCCTCACGATTTCGCAGATGAATCAGCAGATCACGGATGTAGCCACGCCACTGAGCACTTCGCTGTGCCTGTCCGCAGACAGCATAAAGGTCGTCGAGACGGGCGCCCGGACGCCCTGCCGAAGAAAACTTACAGTGATATAAGTGCACGATGAGTCGGTCCTCGCTGTTGCCGAGGCAGACAACGTCTGCGGCCTCTCCAGCATCATCGTCGTCGAATACAACCTGGAACAACTGTTCTTGAAGCATGCGGTCAAGCACACGTCGCTGGATCGAATCCGCCCTCTTCTCCAGTCCCTGAGACTCCTTACTCAGATCCACTCCGGTCCAGTCCCATGTTTGAATGCGCTGCCGTTCATAGGGACGGCGCGCCTCTGGCCTGGGCAGCTCAAACAACTCGTTGTGCTCCAATTGAGAGCCGTCCTCAAACCGGATAACAGGCGGTTCCTCTTGAAACCACTCGCTGAGGGGGCGGCGCTTGCGCCCCACTTTGATGTAGACGGGATGGCGACCAGCAGGGTCGTAATGAACGTTGTTTCCAGCGAAACGCACCACGTACTCCGCCAAGCGCGTAGGAGTCACTACCTGGAAGCGAATTGGGCCTTCGCTGGCGTAGTTGACGATGCGTAGCTCAGCATCACTGAAGAGCACAGACTCACCATCGATCTCGACTTCGATCGAGTCCTCGGGCCGAATGAGGAATGCCTCAGGCCAGTCAATCTGCAGGGGGATAAGAGCCGGCCGCTCAG from Myxococcus xanthus carries:
- the gstA gene encoding glutathione transferase GstA; translation: MKLFYSPGACSLSPHIILREGGFSFTTEKVDIRAKKTAAGEDFHAINPKGYVPALQLDDGSLLTEGPAIVQFLADQVPDKKLAPANGTLERYRLQEMLNFISTEIHKGFSPLFNPAFPDDVKRLTRERLAQRLGVLEVVVAKQAFLLGDQFTVADAYLFTTLNWAGHTKVDLEPFPALRAYHARVADRPSVQEALKAEGLAK
- a CDS encoding VOC family protein, with amino-acid sequence MTAAFVKLLVTDSARSVAFYEALGFTRVSAEPPFVHLRWAEALDVYLVTPPPQLKLEGRRGTGVLVGLRAEAPHSLDEVLLRAQAQGAAVDGPTVQPWYTRELIVTDPDGYRLNFIEPA
- a CDS encoding nucleotide excision repair endonuclease, with translation MPSRGDVRQAPLRAASAHIGARQFRGMEATALAGYGAGLRSRIMESRVAALFAHVREHAENRPGVYRMLGPSDEVLYVGKSVRVRTRLLSYFRAEAHEKAAEIIAHAHRIVWEYTPSEFAALLHEFRLIKSQRPLYNVEHKRDRGHCFIHLTREPVPRLRVVSRASSERGDYYGPFHGRSAMSDVVRAVSDLLELRDCAADTPMRLADQGQLFPLKQEPLCMRGQLSRCLAPCAGGCTRAEYDARVAQARAFLEGTSDTPLTLLRERMALAARRLLFEYAAELRDRAERLELMRGWVVELSQMLKRLSFVYTVPGHGGDDRVYVVRRGSVRAELPAPVTLEQQQALEAKAREILEQPEPETLGFRAHEAQEVMLIARWFRLHPVELNEGPYQPVGPFCFTRASR